The following proteins come from a genomic window of Mammaliicoccus sp. Marseille-Q6498:
- a CDS encoding DUF4870 domain-containing protein, with protein MDNNEQNPFQESTLNHENKNINNNGSTTDDERLFGMLIYLTSFFTYLVAPLIIWLIKRENSSFVDKIGKDFLNFYISYTIWSFIAGLLCIVLIGLLIIPILVILLIVFTIIGAVKAYNGETYLPPLSIRFFK; from the coding sequence ATGGATAATAATGAACAAAATCCATTTCAAGAATCAACACTTAATCACGAAAATAAAAATATTAACAATAACGGATCCACTACAGACGATGAAAGATTATTCGGCATGTTGATTTATTTAACTAGCTTTTTTACTTATTTAGTTGCACCATTAATTATATGGTTAATTAAAAGGGAAAATTCTTCATTTGTCGATAAAATTGGTAAAGACTTTTTAAACTTCTATATTTCTTATACAATATGGTCATTCATTGCTGGACTGCTTTGTATCGTTTTAATCGGATTGTTAATTATTCCTATTTTAGTTATATTATTAATAGTATTTACAATTATAGGCGCTGTAAAAGCATATAACGGAGAAACATACTTACCACCATTATCAATCCGTTTCTTCAAATAA
- a CDS encoding CHAP domain-containing protein: MKKITTVALLTTGLATTIIGNGEASADTFNQNQAPQQTQTQSQNFNYTNNYSQNFNTSNMNQTNTTSVSQTATQTTSSSSANLYTAGQCTYYVFDKKMQDGDPISSTWGNANQWASNAAADGHTVDNTPKKGSILQSSAGAYGHVAYVENVNSDGSIEVSEMNYQGEGVVSNRTISASEAGSYNYIH; this comes from the coding sequence ATGAAAAAAATTACTACAGTAGCACTTTTAACTACGGGATTAGCAACAACTATTATAGGAAACGGTGAAGCATCTGCTGATACTTTCAATCAAAACCAAGCTCCTCAACAGACGCAAACACAATCTCAAAACTTTAACTATACTAATAACTATAGCCAAAATTTCAACACTTCAAACATGAATCAAACAAATACTACATCAGTAAGTCAAACAGCAACACAAACAACTAGCTCATCTTCAGCTAACTTATACACAGCTGGACAATGTACTTACTATGTATTTGATAAAAAAATGCAAGATGGAGACCCAATCAGTTCAACTTGGGGAAATGCTAACCAATGGGCTTCAAACGCAGCAGCTGACGGACACACAGTAGACAATACACCTAAAAAAGGTTCAATTCTACAATCATCAGCTGGCGCTTACGGACATGTTGCATATGTTGAAAACGTAAACTCAGACGGTAGTATCGAAGTTTCAGAAATGAACTACCAAGGTGAAGGTGTCGTTTCAAACCGTACAATCTCAGCTTCAGAAGCTGGATCATACAACTACATTCACTAA
- the nhaC gene encoding Na+/H+ antiporter NhaC encodes MKRLPTLLEAISTIVVMGLIVLIGFGILQFPIQPLLILAAVYASFIALRVGLTWEDLQDGITKRLATAMPAIYIIFAVGILIGTWMFSGTVPALIYYGLELINPTYFLVTAFLITAVTSVATGTAWGSVGTAGIALMAIANEMNIPMGMVAGVVIAGGVFGDKMSPLSDTTNLAALVTKVNIFDHIKHMMWTTIPASIIGLIVWFFAGLQFGSENVESKRINTLLNNIDSAFNLNFWVWLPVIVIVAGISIGKPTVPMMLLSSLTAMFVGVLSNGFDIVDAFNVTMNGFDISMTNLSSNDASNSMVDLVKRGGIMSMTEIVVTIFCGYAFAGIVEVSGSLKVILSTISSKVTKDSHLILVTIVGSLILVFAAGVASVVIIMIGVLLMEMYNERKLDRVNLSRTLEDCGTMVLPFIPWGTSGIYYRDLLHVSLGDFFWWAVPCYLCVIFAAFYGITGIGIKKVKA; translated from the coding sequence ATGAAGAGGTTGCCTACACTTTTAGAAGCAATTTCTACCATTGTCGTAATGGGGTTAATTGTTTTAATCGGTTTTGGTATATTGCAATTTCCGATTCAACCGCTATTAATCTTGGCAGCAGTTTACGCAAGTTTTATCGCTTTAAGAGTAGGGTTAACATGGGAAGACTTACAAGATGGCATTACAAAAAGATTAGCTACGGCGATGCCCGCTATATACATAATATTTGCTGTAGGTATATTAATAGGAACTTGGATGTTTTCAGGAACGGTTCCTGCATTAATATATTACGGTTTAGAATTAATCAACCCTACATATTTTTTAGTCACTGCATTTTTAATTACAGCAGTGACTTCTGTCGCAACAGGTACCGCTTGGGGATCGGTAGGAACAGCGGGTATTGCTTTAATGGCTATTGCTAATGAAATGAATATTCCAATGGGGATGGTTGCAGGCGTTGTTATAGCTGGTGGTGTTTTTGGAGATAAAATGTCTCCTTTATCCGACACAACAAATTTAGCGGCACTTGTAACAAAAGTGAATATTTTTGATCACATTAAGCATATGATGTGGACGACGATTCCAGCATCTATTATAGGATTAATTGTTTGGTTCTTTGCAGGTTTACAATTTGGTTCTGAAAATGTTGAAAGTAAAAGAATTAATACATTATTAAATAATATTGATTCTGCTTTTAATTTAAACTTTTGGGTCTGGTTACCCGTTATTGTAATAGTTGCTGGTATTAGTATTGGAAAACCAACCGTACCTATGATGCTATTATCAAGTTTAACTGCAATGTTTGTTGGTGTTTTGAGTAACGGTTTTGATATTGTAGATGCTTTTAACGTTACAATGAACGGTTTTGACATTAGTATGACTAATTTATCAAGTAACGATGCATCAAATTCAATGGTTGACCTTGTTAAACGCGGTGGCATAATGAGTATGACTGAAATAGTAGTAACAATATTTTGTGGATATGCATTTGCTGGTATTGTCGAAGTATCGGGAAGTTTAAAAGTCATTTTATCAACGATATCCAGTAAAGTGACGAAAGATTCACATCTTATACTCGTTACAATCGTAGGTAGCTTAATCTTAGTATTTGCTGCAGGAGTAGCTTCAGTTGTTATAATTATGATTGGTGTATTATTGATGGAAATGTACAATGAAAGAAAATTAGATCGTGTTAATTTATCACGAACTTTAGAAGATTGTGGAACAATGGTTTTACCATTTATTCCATGGGGAACTTCAGGAATTTATTATAGAGATTTACTACATGTATCATTAGGAGATTTCTTCTGGTGGGCAGTGCCTTGTTATTTATGTGTGATATTCGCAGCATTTTATGGAATAACAGGGATAGGTATAAAAAAAGTAAAAGCATAA
- a CDS encoding CHAP domain-containing protein: MKKLATAAIATAGIATYMAHDADAAENTQGYNANDPYSYSYSYTIDQQGGYHYTWEGNWNPSTQYGNQAQQQVSNNTTSNNQVASNNNQAASNNNQTASNSNYSQPAFNASPNGGGSGDAQTTSSNQNNVKVSSTATNTSSDVNTSATSTHKASGGGANLYTAGQCTYYAFSKRSDLGSTWGNANNWASAAAQSGYTVNNNPSSGSILQSTAGGYGHVAYVDKVNSDGSIQVSEMNYKGVGVVSTRTISASAAGSYNYIH; the protein is encoded by the coding sequence ATGAAAAAATTAGCAACAGCAGCAATCGCAACGGCAGGAATCGCAACTTATATGGCACATGACGCAGACGCAGCAGAAAATACACAAGGATACAATGCAAACGATCCTTATTCATATTCATATAGTTACACAATCGACCAACAAGGTGGATATCACTATACTTGGGAAGGTAACTGGAATCCATCAACACAATATGGTAACCAAGCTCAACAACAAGTATCAAATAACACAACTTCAAATAATCAAGTAGCTTCTAACAATAACCAAGCTGCTTCAAATAATAATCAAACAGCTTCAAACTCAAATTATTCACAACCAGCATTCAACGCTTCTCCAAATGGCGGTGGATCAGGAGATGCTCAAACTACATCTTCTAACCAAAACAATGTAAAAGTTTCAAGCACAGCTACTAACACAAGTTCTGATGTTAACACTTCAGCTACTTCAACTCATAAAGCAAGTGGCGGCGGAGCTAACTTATACACTGCTGGACAATGTACTTACTATGCATTCAGCAAACGTTCTGACTTAGGTAGCACTTGGGGAAATGCAAATAACTGGGCTAGTGCAGCAGCACAATCAGGTTATACAGTAAACAATAACCCATCATCAGGTTCAATTTTACAATCAACAGCTGGTGGTTATGGTCACGTAGCATACGTTGACAAAGTTAACTCTGACGGTTCAATCCAAGTTTCAGAAATGAACTATAAAGGTGTAGGCGTTGTATCAACTCGTACTATCTCAGCTTCAGCAGCTGGTTCATACAACTACATTCACTAA
- a CDS encoding helix-turn-helix transcriptional regulator, translated as MLYDCNLKIYRSLNIKSEFNIGIMILYIIKGKTKISINGIRKDYETDDVVLINDFERYSILSQERAVIAILYLSRAELDHMFHFDKKYFINTNGLDFSLLKTRMLKIISLYISRHHEQPRVIYDFIHELVTMLRTHTISDRNITDKSQSRDHKEIFKATNFMYENCKKKICLADVARNCTLTQRKLSNKMKVITGMKYLDLLKRIRLTHCTYDLIYTFKGLAQIAIDNGYPNESTLIDTFRNSYKITPGRFRKQMRYDEYLSFHNNGTKLLKDYKDIKDDVYQLANNNIDNDILDVDLEGKSDSIIIPPDLLIYITNIETLTNHFQQLKLLSMRRESGQYGLLFSHKLICDLYNNEFEKNKLIDQMFSFSLEHQFDISFEIKIKEETNISEFVMNFERLLIYLTDCTYFYGQRKFKFYIDASYQEFDILTKIVNQYLKETELILIVDPQNVYLTKRMSHKLIENKTLSYKVKNETDFNTGLTSILNINPSLNILYQPNIPNKIESLLSIFKLSIEYSQKFMIIIDDNWLDSMIPSQSSHLIIKEKQLNLESQYQLFELILTIKRLRGEIVYKNECFLVTHYFYEYQLIVFPSKEAFKIMHQTINMNHFNFGESEIRHNDINIKSNALKKIDAHGLERTHFQELGIITESKKLILQFYITPRVIRHIYIKKKFN; from the coding sequence ATGCTTTATGACTGTAATTTAAAAATTTATCGTTCATTAAATATTAAATCAGAGTTTAATATTGGGATTATGATTTTATACATAATTAAGGGGAAAACAAAAATTTCAATAAACGGGATTAGAAAAGATTACGAAACTGATGATGTAGTTTTGATAAATGATTTTGAACGATACAGTATTTTATCTCAAGAAAGAGCAGTAATTGCGATTTTGTATTTATCTAGAGCTGAATTAGATCATATGTTCCATTTTGATAAGAAATATTTTATAAATACTAATGGTCTAGATTTTAGTTTATTGAAAACGAGAATGTTAAAAATTATTTCTTTGTATATAAGTAGACACCATGAACAACCACGCGTAATTTATGATTTTATTCATGAACTCGTTACGATGCTACGTACTCATACAATTAGTGATAGAAATATAACGGATAAAAGTCAAAGCAGAGATCATAAGGAGATTTTTAAAGCAACCAATTTTATGTATGAAAACTGCAAAAAGAAAATTTGTTTAGCAGATGTAGCAAGAAACTGTACACTTACTCAAAGAAAATTATCTAACAAAATGAAAGTAATAACGGGGATGAAGTATTTAGATTTGCTGAAACGCATAAGGTTAACGCATTGTACTTATGATTTAATTTATACATTTAAAGGGCTAGCTCAAATTGCTATAGATAATGGCTATCCAAATGAAAGTACATTAATAGATACTTTTAGAAATAGTTACAAAATCACGCCGGGTAGATTCAGAAAACAAATGAGGTACGACGAATATCTTTCATTTCATAATAATGGGACAAAATTATTAAAAGATTATAAGGATATTAAGGACGATGTTTATCAGTTAGCGAATAATAATATAGATAATGACATTCTTGATGTAGATTTGGAAGGCAAATCAGATTCCATTATTATTCCACCGGATTTGCTCATTTACATAACGAATATAGAAACACTAACGAATCATTTCCAACAATTAAAATTATTGTCTATGAGAAGGGAGTCAGGACAATATGGTTTGTTATTCTCACATAAATTGATATGTGATTTATACAATAATGAATTTGAAAAAAATAAACTTATAGATCAGATGTTTTCTTTTTCTTTAGAGCATCAATTTGATATATCTTTTGAAATAAAGATTAAAGAAGAAACAAACATCAGTGAGTTTGTAATGAATTTTGAGAGGTTATTAATTTATTTAACAGATTGTACGTATTTTTATGGACAAAGAAAGTTTAAGTTTTATATTGATGCATCATATCAAGAATTTGATATATTAACTAAAATTGTAAATCAATACTTGAAAGAGACTGAGTTGATATTAATTGTAGATCCTCAAAATGTTTATTTAACAAAAAGGATGTCGCATAAACTAATTGAAAATAAAACTCTATCGTATAAAGTAAAAAATGAAACAGACTTCAATACTGGTTTAACATCGATATTAAATATTAATCCTTCTTTAAATATCTTATACCAACCTAATATCCCTAACAAAATTGAATCGCTTCTTTCTATATTTAAATTAAGTATAGAATATAGCCAAAAGTTTATGATTATCATCGATGATAATTGGTTGGATAGTATGATTCCTTCTCAAAGTAGTCATCTTATTATTAAAGAAAAGCAGCTAAATTTGGAAAGCCAATATCAGTTATTCGAATTAATTTTGACAATCAAACGATTACGAGGAGAAATAGTTTATAAAAATGAATGTTTTTTAGTAACGCATTACTTTTACGAGTATCAATTAATCGTTTTTCCTAGTAAAGAAGCTTTTAAAATAATGCATCAAACAATAAATATGAATCATTTTAATTTTGGGGAATCGGAAATTAGACATAATGATATTAATATAAAAAGTAACGCTCTTAAAAAAATAGATGCTCATGGGTTAGAGAGAACTCATTTTCAAGAACTGGGTATTATTACAGAATCCAAAAAATTAATATTACAATTTTATATTACGCCAAGAGTAATAAGGCACATATATATAAAGAAGAAATTTAATTAA
- a CDS encoding MarR family transcriptional regulator, with amino-acid sequence MDKLIKEILNLNYINEEIRKCLRNKYTLNIHQLKILKYINDHMDRTNFTVSEFNDILEYNYSILTNVVTYLQDFNYIKKERSEMDERKVLLIVETRHKMKISELICDITNDLESNMNDLKAPFTYEDYLDGFFKLNGLCMNIKDFVSQKHKLNMNQFILLMLFHQFPNEVYTINDINTKLNWGMVRINKTIKALVNLNYIVKLRNKYDERIVNITINKDGENKVNKIIKDLFLMRTVIYGDKNLAMVE; translated from the coding sequence ATGGATAAACTAATAAAAGAAATACTAAATTTAAACTATATTAACGAAGAAATTAGAAAATGCTTAAGAAATAAATATACTTTAAACATTCATCAATTGAAAATTTTAAAGTATATCAATGACCACATGGATCGAACTAATTTTACTGTATCTGAGTTTAATGACATACTTGAATATAACTATAGTATATTAACGAATGTTGTGACGTATTTGCAAGATTTCAATTACATTAAAAAAGAGAGGTCAGAAATGGATGAAAGAAAAGTCCTTTTAATAGTAGAAACTCGTCACAAAATGAAAATTAGTGAATTAATATGTGATATTACAAATGATCTTGAAAGTAATATGAATGATTTAAAAGCACCCTTCACTTATGAAGATTACTTAGATGGATTTTTTAAATTAAACGGTCTCTGTATGAATATTAAAGATTTTGTTAGCCAAAAACATAAATTGAATATGAATCAATTTATATTATTAATGCTATTCCACCAATTTCCAAATGAAGTTTATACTATTAATGATATAAATACAAAATTAAATTGGGGTATGGTTAGAATAAATAAGACTATTAAAGCACTAGTTAATCTGAATTATATTGTAAAATTGAGAAATAAATACGATGAAAGGATAGTGAATATCACTATAAATAAAGATGGTGAAAATAAAGTAAACAAAATTATTAAAGACTTGTTTCTTATGCGTACTGTAATTTATGGTGATAAAAACCTTGCTATGGTAGAATAA
- a CDS encoding LLM class flavin-dependent oxidoreductase: MKFELGLTSFAEITPVDGINQPFTAHERINQIVEEIKLADKVGLDIYGLGEHHREDYAVSDPVSVLSAAAPQTKHIRLSSAVTVLSSDDPVRVYQRFATLDALSNGRAEIMAGRGSFIESFPLFGYDLDDYDLLYKEKLDLLLKINEDETVNWSGKTRAAIENLKVFPRAVQEKLPIWLATGGNPESSMRAGELGLPITYAIIGGAPSRFKRNIAMYKAVAESNGFDASELSIATHSWGYIAETDEIAKQEYYPSSSYSINQLGLERGWPMYSFEKFEQEIVHGALFVGSPETVAAKIIKLYEDLGINRFMLHLPVGSMPHEKVMKAIKLLGEKVKPIIDDYMENKEEIK; encoded by the coding sequence ATGAAATTTGAATTAGGCTTAACTTCATTTGCTGAAATAACACCTGTAGATGGTATCAATCAACCTTTTACTGCGCATGAAAGAATAAATCAAATCGTAGAAGAAATAAAGTTGGCGGATAAAGTAGGTTTAGATATATATGGTCTAGGCGAACATCATAGAGAAGATTACGCTGTATCTGATCCAGTATCAGTATTATCTGCAGCAGCGCCTCAAACGAAACATATAAGATTATCTTCTGCTGTTACGGTTTTGTCTTCTGATGATCCGGTAAGAGTATATCAAAGATTTGCAACTTTAGATGCATTAAGTAATGGTAGAGCTGAGATCATGGCAGGAAGAGGCTCATTTATAGAATCGTTTCCATTGTTTGGATATGATTTAGACGATTATGATTTATTGTATAAAGAAAAATTGGATTTGTTACTAAAAATCAATGAAGATGAAACGGTTAACTGGAGTGGTAAAACGAGAGCTGCGATTGAAAATTTAAAAGTATTTCCGAGAGCAGTGCAAGAAAAATTACCAATTTGGTTAGCAACTGGAGGTAATCCAGAATCCTCTATGAGAGCAGGCGAATTGGGATTACCCATAACTTATGCTATCATTGGGGGTGCGCCAAGTCGGTTTAAACGTAACATTGCGATGTATAAAGCTGTGGCCGAATCAAATGGATTTGACGCTTCAGAATTATCAATCGCGACACATTCGTGGGGTTATATAGCAGAAACTGATGAAATTGCTAAACAAGAATATTATCCTTCTAGTTCTTATTCTATTAACCAACTAGGATTAGAACGAGGATGGCCAATGTATTCATTTGAAAAATTTGAACAAGAAATTGTTCACGGCGCACTGTTTGTAGGTAGTCCTGAAACAGTTGCTGCTAAAATTATTAAACTTTATGAAGATCTTGGCATTAACAGATTTATGCTACATTTACCAGTTGGATCTATGCCCCATGAAAAAGTAATGAAAGCTATTAAACTGCTAGGTGAGAAAGTAAAACCAATAATTGATGATTATATGGAAAACAAGGAGGAAATTAAGTAA
- a CDS encoding MarR family transcriptional regulator — protein sequence MEAVAIRNIVELVSVSRKSKEHLCKIKSEFKFSFEELYILVYIYKGEKSCYNVKDIIKDSRFKPYYISKAVQSLKDKGLISKKRNDMDERTVAIEVSKLQHRKIKTLLMDIETEIL from the coding sequence ATGGAAGCAGTTGCAATCAGAAATATTGTAGAATTAGTTAGCGTTAGCAGAAAGTCAAAAGAACATTTATGTAAAATTAAAAGTGAGTTTAAATTTTCTTTTGAAGAATTGTATATATTAGTTTATATATATAAAGGCGAGAAAAGTTGCTATAATGTTAAGGACATTATTAAAGATTCAAGGTTCAAACCATATTATATTTCTAAAGCTGTTCAAAGCTTGAAAGATAAAGGGCTTATCTCAAAGAAAAGAAATGATATGGACGAACGTACTGTAGCTATAGAAGTTTCTAAATTACAACATAGAAAAATTAAAACATTACTAATGGATATAGAAACTGAGATATTATAA
- a CDS encoding C39 family peptidase: MKVLLPVKPKSQLFPVPMVMGCEGTASSMLLNYYNKKVNATTIMKNWPTHSNNPHKGYVGNHFLIKFGYHQTIFPNVLAKFLQKYDEDIVDGTGTTLDELEHIIDKGNPVLIYHTTLGQKPIWKTFKIEKKRKKFVTNIHVTLLVGYDENYYFYIDPLWKQFKNKLFFPALWPSKFQIIKIKKNKMKESFNKPGKMCVYKKN, from the coding sequence ATGAAAGTGTTACTACCTGTAAAACCAAAAAGCCAATTATTCCCCGTACCAATGGTTATGGGATGTGAAGGAACAGCCAGTTCAATGTTACTTAATTATTATAATAAAAAAGTAAATGCAACTACGATAATGAAAAATTGGCCAACACATTCTAATAATCCTCATAAAGGATATGTAGGTAATCATTTTTTAATCAAATTTGGTTATCATCAAACAATATTCCCAAACGTACTCGCAAAATTTCTTCAAAAATATGATGAAGATATTGTCGACGGTACAGGTACAACACTTGATGAATTAGAACATATTATAGATAAAGGGAATCCCGTACTTATATATCATACAACTTTAGGACAAAAGCCTATTTGGAAAACTTTTAAAATAGAGAAAAAAAGAAAAAAATTCGTTACAAATATACATGTCACATTATTAGTAGGCTATGATGAAAATTACTATTTTTATATAGATCCACTATGGAAGCAGTTTAAAAATAAATTGTTTTTCCCTGCTTTATGGCCATCTAAATTTCAAATAATTAAAATTAAAAAGAATAAAATGAAAGAAAGTTTTAATAAGCCTGGGAAAATGTGCGTTTATAAAAAAAATTGA
- a CDS encoding DUF6583 family protein, with amino-acid sequence MSTKVKVLIIGIVVAFLAVVGIGGAATYYFLTNTPKNTYLKSEQESAKSWKEYFNNRFENETKFQDKMKDESYVSTMKLGADVPDSLLSALSVPKSVVDSSNLVFNIGHDPKEKNSKLGIEPTIADKKIGNFQWSADKNNQYLETPLFDKIYKVKNNEIKKGIEKASGQSLDSGDGQEVTNDSMNLNTILSSSQVSQDDIDKISKRYSDLIVDNLDDDNFKKDKEKVKIFGDEKDLKKVTMNLSSKDTKKIVVAVLEQAKKDEDVKNIAEKQGNVKSYDKSIKDLLKKAKDKKASEYPKINSIIYVDGKQILKRDLTITNKDNKKLKLVGTNVIDKGVQVDYKVTMPGEDGSVTLKGKSTDGDNMSDKYNLDIKQNEYQKTSIKFDNKSKVDGDKRNDKGKFTFSEAYGDPMVVNYNHDLTTDTKNNQQKQKLGIDFDVSGEKVKLNLDGKTELKKDVKFKKDGAVDFNSLSQSEVDDISKEIEDKLGKIGEDLAKELR; translated from the coding sequence ATGTCTACTAAAGTAAAAGTGTTAATTATAGGAATTGTCGTAGCTTTCCTAGCTGTAGTAGGAATAGGTGGAGCAGCAACATACTATTTTCTAACGAATACCCCGAAAAATACATATTTGAAAAGTGAACAGGAATCAGCTAAATCTTGGAAAGAATATTTCAACAACAGATTTGAAAATGAAACAAAATTCCAAGATAAAATGAAAGATGAATCTTATGTATCAACTATGAAACTTGGTGCTGACGTACCGGACTCATTATTATCAGCATTGAGCGTGCCTAAATCAGTTGTAGATTCAAGTAATCTTGTCTTCAATATTGGTCATGATCCTAAAGAGAAAAATTCAAAATTAGGAATTGAACCAACAATTGCTGATAAGAAAATTGGTAATTTCCAATGGAGTGCAGATAAAAACAATCAATACTTAGAAACACCATTATTCGATAAAATCTATAAAGTGAAGAATAATGAAATTAAAAAAGGTATTGAAAAAGCATCAGGTCAATCTCTTGATTCAGGAGATGGACAAGAAGTAACAAATGATTCAATGAACTTAAATACGATTTTATCTAGTTCTCAAGTTTCTCAAGATGATATAGATAAAATTTCTAAGAGATACAGTGACTTAATTGTTGATAATTTAGATGATGATAACTTTAAAAAAGATAAAGAAAAAGTTAAAATTTTCGGAGATGAAAAAGACCTTAAAAAAGTTACAATGAACTTAAGTTCAAAAGATACTAAGAAAATTGTAGTAGCAGTTCTTGAACAAGCTAAAAAAGATGAAGATGTAAAAAATATCGCTGAAAAACAAGGAAATGTTAAGTCATACGATAAATCAATTAAAGACTTATTGAAAAAAGCGAAAGACAAAAAAGCTTCTGAATATCCAAAAATCAATTCAATTATTTATGTTGATGGAAAACAAATTTTAAAACGTGATTTAACGATTACGAACAAAGATAATAAAAAATTAAAATTAGTCGGTACAAATGTTATCGATAAAGGTGTTCAAGTTGATTATAAAGTAACAATGCCTGGTGAAGATGGTAGTGTAACATTAAAAGGTAAATCAACTGATGGCGATAATATGAGTGATAAATACAATTTAGACATTAAACAAAATGAATATCAAAAGACAAGTATCAAATTTGATAATAAATCTAAAGTTGATGGCGATAAGCGAAATGATAAAGGTAAATTTACTTTCAGTGAAGCTTATGGTGATCCAATGGTAGTTAATTATAATCATGATTTAACAACTGATACTAAAAACAATCAACAAAAACAAAAACTAGGTATAGACTTTGATGTTAGCGGTGAAAAAGTTAAACTGAACTTAGATGGAAAAACTGAACTTAAGAAAGACGTTAAGTTCAAAAAAGATGGTGCAGTAGACTTTAATAGCCTATCACAATCTGAAGTAGATGATATATCTAAAGAAATAGAAGATAAATTAGGGAAAATTGGCGAAGATTTAGCGAAAGAACTTCGTTAA
- a CDS encoding ABC transporter permease yields the protein MSTIKLFNIYHSFLIKKWYLLVYILLLFIALLGILIGVEHYNNKDDNFTIGIVDKDQSKETKLILNAIGDGESLGENLKFKNYKEHEAKQMLEKQKIDGYFIFKKGMTKAFYKNGELPISVNTYDTQSVESIVILQLTDSVYSRLMLSMGGALSYSTLYPAASENELLTMMTDMLFTGLNRSGSFDEEPIKIFDTTSYYVVAFYFISIFLFFFSIFSILKMNQKDALKERLNMFHFSYEKLTIVRGIFSLIYTVLWSIFGLWMILAFLKPDFEMYNLPTLIIYLSYYVFTLTCLFILIDISARHLFNYLWKILLTIVILLFSGATIPIVYLKGVFGGLIEGLPFTIVLNQLLELLLNNYILDTHPMFYWNLVIMIILLVVSLVWRYRR from the coding sequence ATGTCGACAATAAAATTGTTCAACATATACCACTCTTTTTTAATTAAAAAGTGGTATTTATTGGTATATATTTTATTATTATTCATAGCACTTTTAGGGATACTAATAGGTGTGGAACATTATAATAATAAAGATGACAATTTTACGATAGGTATTGTAGATAAAGATCAATCAAAAGAAACTAAACTTATTTTAAACGCCATTGGTGATGGTGAATCATTAGGTGAAAATTTAAAATTTAAAAACTATAAAGAACATGAAGCGAAACAAATGTTAGAAAAGCAGAAAATAGATGGGTATTTTATATTTAAAAAAGGCATGACGAAAGCTTTCTATAAAAATGGAGAATTGCCTATTTCAGTAAATACTTATGATACACAATCTGTAGAAAGTATCGTTATCTTACAATTAACGGACTCGGTTTATAGTAGACTGATGCTTTCAATGGGTGGCGCATTGTCATATTCCACGCTATATCCCGCAGCATCTGAAAATGAATTACTTACAATGATGACGGATATGTTATTTACAGGATTAAATAGAAGTGGTTCATTTGATGAAGAACCTATAAAAATATTTGATACGACAAGTTATTATGTAGTTGCGTTTTACTTTATATCTATCTTTCTATTTTTCTTTTCAATTTTTAGCATTTTGAAAATGAATCAAAAAGATGCACTGAAAGAAAGATTAAATATGTTTCATTTCTCATATGAAAAACTAACAATAGTTAGAGGGATTTTTAGTTTAATCTATACGGTGCTTTGGAGTATATTCGGTCTATGGATGATACTGGCATTTCTTAAACCTGATTTTGAAATGTATAATTTACCGACATTAATCATTTATTTATCTTATTATGTATTTACATTGACTTGTTTGTTTATATTAATAGATATTTCAGCAAGGCATTTATTTAACTATTTGTGGAAAATTTTATTAACTATCGTTATTCTACTTTTCTCAGGTGCAACAATCCCAATTGTATATTTAAAAGGTGTATTTGGTGGTTTAATTGAAGGATTGCCTTTCACAATTGTATTAAATCAATTACTTGAATTGTTATTGAATAATTACATATTAGATACACATCCGATGTTTTATTGGAATCTTGTAATAATGATTATTTTATTGGTTGTATCTTTAGTTTGGAGGTATCGCCGATGA